The following proteins are co-located in the Desulfatitalea tepidiphila genome:
- a CDS encoding PilZ domain-containing protein — MTNEEKRKHSRIDSVNLLNYVYFDENEEEENQGMGRTLNVSESGILLETHSPMDARRTVSLTIGFKEDVVDIKGKVVYMRKMENNMFESGIEFFDIDQSANIVLKKYIEAFNENSQP; from the coding sequence ATGACAAACGAAGAAAAGAGGAAGCATTCTCGTATCGATTCCGTCAATCTGCTCAACTATGTCTATTTCGACGAAAACGAGGAAGAGGAAAACCAGGGCATGGGGCGAACGCTCAATGTCTCGGAGTCCGGAATTCTGCTGGAAACGCATAGCCCTATGGATGCCCGGCGAACGGTTTCTCTGACCATCGGTTTCAAGGAGGACGTGGTCGATATCAAGGGCAAGGTGGTTTACATGAGAAAAATGGAAAACAACATGTTCGAATCCGGCATCGAGTTCTTCGATATAGACCAGTCGGCCAACATTGTCTTGAAGAAATATATCGAGGCATTCAACGAGAATTCTCAGCCCTGA
- a CDS encoding cyclic nucleotide-binding domain-containing protein, whose product MRDSVVLAGSLSFLALGDIMQLLGANGSTGVLRLISRYAAEPGFIYFENGNPINAACGSTTGLEAVFELFGWTDGEFEFNKENVLTQRVITKSRMGIILEGLKMVDDGQIKRVGPGAAVRKQSAGGSADAIPIVKGPMVDYMYVADEEDFFDGEYIVEEGKHGSWIWVILEGVVEIVRETPEGQLPIVRLGDGSFIGSLASFLIQGHIRTATAVAVGNVQLGVLDSQRLAQEFAKLTPEFRGLLISLDKRLKQLNERVIELRQKKLSPEAYVDNKKPVMKQGTTEEDLYVIREGSGSIVRNDDIGQIPLVQLFKGDYFGSIPFLDLGHEPEFASVLANKDLKVRKAELSQLQKEYNNLSTTFKNFIDNVSSCISVSTRVVCNYYQKYGLKK is encoded by the coding sequence ATGCGGGATAGCGTTGTACTGGCAGGAAGCCTCAGTTTTCTCGCCTTGGGCGACATCATGCAGTTGCTGGGAGCCAACGGCAGCACAGGGGTATTGCGCTTGATCAGCAGGTATGCCGCCGAACCCGGATTCATCTATTTTGAAAACGGGAATCCAATCAACGCCGCCTGTGGCTCGACGACCGGGTTGGAAGCCGTGTTCGAATTATTCGGCTGGACCGATGGAGAATTCGAATTCAACAAAGAAAATGTACTGACCCAACGGGTGATTACCAAAAGCCGCATGGGTATCATTTTAGAGGGCTTAAAAATGGTCGATGACGGTCAAATTAAAAGAGTGGGGCCAGGCGCGGCAGTTCGCAAACAGTCGGCCGGAGGTTCAGCGGATGCGATTCCCATCGTCAAGGGGCCAATGGTCGATTACATGTATGTTGCCGATGAAGAAGATTTCTTCGACGGAGAGTATATCGTCGAAGAGGGCAAGCACGGGAGCTGGATTTGGGTCATTCTCGAGGGGGTCGTGGAGATCGTCAGGGAGACACCCGAGGGGCAGCTGCCGATTGTGCGGTTGGGGGATGGCTCATTCATCGGCAGTCTGGCTTCTTTTTTGATTCAGGGACACATCCGCACCGCGACGGCCGTGGCGGTCGGTAACGTCCAACTGGGCGTGCTCGATTCCCAGAGGCTGGCTCAGGAGTTCGCGAAGTTGACCCCGGAATTCAGGGGGTTGCTCATCAGCCTGGACAAGCGGTTGAAGCAGCTCAATGAGCGCGTCATCGAGTTGCGCCAAAAGAAGTTGAGCCCCGAAGCTTACGTGGACAATAAAAAGCCGGTGATGAAGCAGGGCACAACCGAAGAAGATCTGTACGTCATTCGTGAAGGCAGCGGCTCCATCGTGCGCAATGACGATATCGGCCAGATTCCACTCGTCCAGCTCTTCAAGGGAGACTATTTCGGAAGCATCCCGTTTCTGGATCTCGGGCACGAACCCGAGTTTGCATCGGTTCTGGCCAACAAAGATCTGAAAGTCCGCAAGGCCGAACTATCGCAGCTCCAGAAGGAGTACAACAATCTATCCACGACCTTCAAAAATTTCATCGACAATGTATCGTCCTGCATATCCGTCAGTACGAGGGTTGTCTGCAACTACTATCAAAAATATGGCCTGAAGAAATAG
- a CDS encoding GTP-binding protein, with product MAIFNLKKREIECKVVYYGPGRCGKTTNLEYIFGAYKKQVKGEMVSINTEGDRTLFFDFLPIGLGQIRGCDVRVQLYTVPGQVKYSSTRKLVLRGVDGIVFVADSLEVRREKNMLSLKDLQSNLKEYGKSIFKVPLVMQFNKRDLAEQGIPLMSVEQMQKDLNRQLQVPAFEGSAVKGDGVGVTLKECLKLTLQSLQREFKWAQ from the coding sequence ATGGCGATTTTTAATTTGAAGAAGCGAGAAATTGAGTGCAAGGTTGTGTACTACGGACCGGGTCGGTGCGGCAAGACGACGAATCTGGAATATATATTCGGAGCCTATAAAAAGCAGGTCAAGGGGGAGATGGTTTCCATCAACACAGAGGGGGATCGGACCCTGTTTTTCGATTTTCTGCCCATTGGCCTCGGCCAGATCAGGGGGTGCGATGTGCGCGTTCAATTATACACGGTCCCCGGGCAGGTAAAGTACAGTTCCACCCGAAAGCTCGTGTTACGAGGAGTGGACGGTATCGTCTTTGTCGCCGATTCTCTTGAAGTGCGGCGTGAAAAAAACATGCTGTCGTTGAAGGACCTTCAGAGTAATTTGAAAGAATATGGCAAGAGCATTTTCAAAGTGCCGCTTGTCATGCAGTTCAACAAGAGAGACTTGGCGGAGCAAGGCATCCCGCTGATGTCGGTCGAACAGATGCAAAAAGATCTCAACCGCCAGCTGCAAGTGCCTGCCTTTGAGGGGAGTGCCGTTAAAGGTGATGGTGTGGGGGTAACGCTGAAGGAGTGTTTAAAGTTGACCCTTCAATCGCTCCAAAGGGAATTTAAATGGGCGCAGTAA
- a CDS encoding tetratricopeptide repeat protein codes for MDIKQRLKAVLQEAEIYRSQGLISEAQSKYKDAVNIVNSIEKLKNKESLIKAISEKINALRTTKEKVEKGPTTPELSQKAQDLIKNLFAFSESTDQDSAALEGAVALAKFGQFDRALTELNGLLKKEKVRVEAAKNILQCHLASAGADEAINQYQQWYTGDIFHANQLEAVRTFLEEVLAKKGVEANLPSLLETIDPQLEESVVEVQPQAEVEEEFLDITSIGITFDAGPRKGKMVEFDVNFQSGNMLSLIISKQESELIETLEERMELKDVQFFSPIAIFNGAGMVASKTKIKTGPKQGDYCVDIRIVST; via the coding sequence ATGGACATTAAACAGCGACTTAAGGCGGTGCTGCAAGAAGCTGAAATTTATCGTTCCCAAGGATTGATCTCCGAAGCGCAGAGCAAATACAAGGATGCGGTAAATATCGTCAATTCCATCGAAAAGCTGAAAAACAAGGAGAGTCTCATCAAGGCGATTTCAGAAAAAATCAACGCCTTGAGGACGACCAAAGAAAAGGTTGAAAAGGGGCCCACGACCCCTGAGCTTTCCCAGAAGGCCCAGGATCTGATCAAGAACCTGTTCGCGTTTTCGGAAAGCACGGACCAGGATAGCGCCGCATTGGAAGGCGCCGTGGCATTGGCCAAGTTCGGACAGTTCGATCGTGCGCTCACCGAACTCAATGGGTTGCTGAAAAAGGAAAAGGTTCGCGTCGAAGCCGCCAAGAACATCCTCCAATGCCATCTGGCGTCGGCCGGCGCCGATGAGGCGATCAACCAATACCAACAGTGGTACACCGGCGATATTTTTCACGCCAACCAGCTTGAGGCCGTGAGGACCTTTCTCGAAGAGGTTCTGGCCAAAAAAGGCGTCGAAGCTAACCTGCCTTCCCTGCTGGAGACCATCGACCCGCAGCTCGAAGAATCGGTGGTGGAAGTACAACCTCAAGCCGAAGTTGAAGAGGAGTTTCTGGATATTACCTCCATCGGGATTACTTTCGATGCGGGCCCACGAAAAGGGAAGATGGTCGAGTTCGATGTAAATTTCCAGTCTGGAAACATGTTGAGCCTGATCATTTCCAAACAAGAGAGTGAATTGATCGAAACACTAGAAGAGCGCATGGAGCTGAAAGATGTTCAGTTTTTTTCGCCCATCGCCATCTTTAACGGTGCCGGCATGGTTGCGTCGAAAACCAAAATTAAGACTGGACCGAAACAGGGTGATTACTGCGTCGATATTCGTATCGTGAGCACATAA